The DNA region CGTGTCGGACCTGGAGAAGGGCCGCACGGATCCACGGGTTACAACGCTCCGACGTTACGCCCAAGCTCTGGGTCTACAGCTACAGCTCCACCTGGTTCCTGATCGGAAGGACTTGGTTGCGGAGATGAGGTCTACGGTCTTGCCCGGTGCCGGGGTTACGGCCGTGGTTACAGATGAATCCTGGGTGGGTTACGACACCTCCCGCATTGAAGAAAACCTCACGGGCACCGTGCTCACGGCTCTCTATGGCTCGCAAGGCACACTTCAGCCCAGATCGCAGCACGAGCTCGCCGCGTTGACCGACCTTCCCCGTTCCGCAGTCGGTCACGCCATCTCGTTGCTGCACGAGGTTGGCTGGCTGACGCCAGCGCAAGCCTCGGACGATGAACCCCCCCGGTTCCAAGTGAAGCACGACCTCGGCCCGCTAGTCGGTGTCAGCCTCAGCGCGGACGGCGCCCACGGTATCGTGACCGATCTAGGACTCAAAAAAGTAGTCGCAGAGGACTTCTTTCCATGGGCGTCAACGAGACCAAACGACGTATTTGAGGGTATTGCGACTCTTGTACAGCGACTGATTGAGGACCTTCCGGTAGAGAAATCGGAAATCGTTGGACTCGGAATCACTTTGGCTGGTCTTGTAGAAGAAGGAACGGGCGATGTCCGTTTCGCCCCTGATCTAGAGCATTTCACTGAGCAGACCGTTCCAATATTGGACCGAGCACCAGTGCACCTTGAAGGAGAACTAGAAAAACGCATTGGGATAACGACTGTTGTATCCAACGACGCTAGTGCCCTTGCCGTGAATGAGTACCTGACAGATGGCGTCGACCAAGACGTAGCGGTCATCCTTTTGAGTCGAAGCGGGGAAGGCGTCGGCAGCGGCTATGTCGTCAACCGCGAGATGGCACACGGCATCAACGGCGTAAGTGGTGAAATTGGCCATGTCATCGTGGAGCGACCCGGGTCTCCGTGTCGATGCGGTACCGATGCGAGTGGGTGTCTCGAAACAGTGGCCAGCGCGGGTGCGATCATTCGAAAAATTGCTCAGATGCACCCGGACGTCGTCGACCTCGCGGGAGCGTCTGCACTTGTCGATCAAGGAGACCAGGTGGCAACCAAGGTGTTTAGGGACGCAGGCCGGGCGTTGGGCCAAGCTCTGGCCACCCTCGTCGCGGTAGTCGGACCACATCGGCTGATTATTCAGGGTCCGGCCGAGTTTGTTAATGAATATTCGGTGCCGTCGGCAGAGATATTTTTGGAAGAAATCAGCATGATCAGCTCACCTTTCGGCGTAAAACTTCACCCAGTCCCCAAATTGTTACTTGACCACTCGGAGCCAATGGCCGCTGCAGCCGTCGTCGCTGCTCAGGTGCTTGCTCGGCCTCAACGGTGGGTTCCGGTCGCCCAGCGGGGTCGGAACGAAAAGTGAGGGAAACATAGAAATGCGCTTCCCTTTGGAGTGATCGACCGGTGGTGGCTACTGGACATGCACGCGGGGCGAGGCATGTCTGAGCGGATTTGGGCAGCGATCGCTGGATATGCTCACGATTCGACGGTGCGCAAGGCTTCCGGGTAAAACACAGAAATGTGTCCGATTACAACCCAAGAGCCGTAGCGGCGTTGTCGGTCCAGGCGTTATGGATGCGGACGTAGCCCCCGAGGGTGGCTAGCGAGCGGTGACGGGTTTGGTGGGCGATCGCTCGGTCGGTCGCTCCGCGTAGGTGGGCGTAAGTAATGAAGCCAGCACGCAGGGAGTGGGCGCTGTAGTGCTCCGGGTCGATCCCGGCGCGGGAGATGGCACGTTGCACGAGACTGTTGACTGATTCAGGGTTCAAAGGTCGACCGGTGGGTTTATTGGCTTTCGTAACTCCCTGAAAGACAGGCCCGCTAGCGATGTCAGCGAGCCGGAGCCATTGCTGCAGCATAGTGACGGGACACCGGTCCGGGTTACCTGCGCGCGGCAGGACTACGAGCTCGGTATGTTCCCCGGTTTGGTTGTTCTTTGACCGGGGGAGTGTGAGGACGAGCCCGTTGGGGTGGTCGCTGATGTCGACACACTTAAGGGCTGCGATTTCACTGCGTCGCAGCGCAGCGACA from Dermatophilaceae bacterium Sec6.4 includes:
- a CDS encoding site-specific integrase; amino-acid sequence: MPLSEAEAEYVEAARATNTLRGYRSDWAEFSGWCAMHDGRESLPAAASTITGYLSDLAKAGAKVGTLSRRLSAIKFVHQLQDLPDPTANARVVAVWEGIRRTHGAPPDQSAPLMPPDLFDVLAACTTAKTWKTKGRCPEPDLAGYRDKALLLVGFVAALRRSEIAALKCVDISDHPNGLVLTLPRSKNNQTGEHTELVVLPRAGNPDRCPVTMLQQWLRLADIASGPVFQGVTKANKPTGRPLNPESVNSLVQRAISRAGIDPEHYSAHSLRAGFITYAHLRGATDRAIAHQTRHRSLATLGGYVRIHNAWTDNAATALGL
- a CDS encoding ROK family protein, producing MADLHASSAPSESDNYLDVIQAELASDPGKRAAFEEAAQRDRLLIEMIEARGETTQSAVAKLMGTTQSAVSDLEKGRTDPRVTTLRRYAQALGLQLQLHLVPDRKDLVAEMRSTVLPGAGVTAVVTDESWVGYDTSRIEENLTGTVLTALYGSQGTLQPRSQHELAALTDLPRSAVGHAISLLHEVGWLTPAQASDDEPPRFQVKHDLGPLVGVSLSADGAHGIVTDLGLKKVVAEDFFPWASTRPNDVFEGIATLVQRLIEDLPVEKSEIVGLGITLAGLVEEGTGDVRFAPDLEHFTEQTVPILDRAPVHLEGELEKRIGITTVVSNDASALAVNEYLTDGVDQDVAVILLSRSGEGVGSGYVVNREMAHGINGVSGEIGHVIVERPGSPCRCGTDASGCLETVASAGAIIRKIAQMHPDVVDLAGASALVDQGDQVATKVFRDAGRALGQALATLVAVVGPHRLIIQGPAEFVNEYSVPSAEIFLEEISMISSPFGVKLHPVPKLLLDHSEPMAAAAVVAAQVLARPQRWVPVAQRGRNEK